A region from the Pelobates fuscus isolate aPelFus1 chromosome 1, aPelFus1.pri, whole genome shotgun sequence genome encodes:
- the SLITRK6 gene encoding SLIT and NTRK-like protein 6 yields MLRNMAFSVILILLIISSSEMSESEFSLMNSCKSLCFCEEKDGTLFVNCEGKHSVELMELTIPPSQYLDINLMNSGLYKLHRDEFSSFSNIISLHLGFNYIDDIEPGAFNDLRILKKLHINHNSLEILKEDTFMGLENLEFLQADNNFITTIEVNTFSKLNRLKVLILNDNAIDFLPANVFRFVPLTHLDLRGNQLQTLPYVGLLEHIGRIIEFQIEDNRWVCDCELLQLKIWLENLPQQSTVGDVVCYNPPHLKGSILRKLKKEMICSTYPNNELIDSSGPLSLIGTASVIDSHSPTKITSVQKFPTKETIFAFPKSPTLLPDTHCPIPCHCSSHTSSGTLIHCQERNIESVSDLGSPPQNPRKLFLAGNIIHMLYKWNFIEYGSLEMLHLGNNHIEIIEEASFVNLTKLEKLYLNGNQLRSLNAGLFIGLPNIEYLFLEYNAIKDILPGTFSLMPKLRVLYLNNNLLHTLPDYIFAGVPLAKLNLKTNQFTIFPSNVLEDLNWLVQFELQENPWNCNCNLLELKIWIQTHKHAIVSEILCNAPKELSKMDLKSLHKETLCTEFINNQQIPTQLTFINQTSPSTIPSQVDNILKSLSDYIPLSVLILGLLIFLITAVLCSAGIIVLVLHKRRRHKKKQENGNIRETSPVHIQYSMYGHKTTHHTTEQPCSTLSEQQLTSPAIQVYQSPPFSHKQSEQEIDDDKDVTDPQKMYRGLFNEESNPMLANLNMKFGGKDHSAEFLPFHDASYLYRNIIEKEKEIQQLGIAEYLRKNISNLQPDTEVHYPRTRDELKLMETFMYSRPRKVLVEQTKNEYFELKANLHSEPDYLEVLEQQT; encoded by the coding sequence ATGCTGCGCAACATGGCTTTTTCAGTTATACTAATACTTCTTATTATATCGTCATCTGAAATGAGTGAGTCTGAATTTTCATTGATGAATTCTTGTAAATCACTTTGCTTTTGTGAGGAAAAGGATGGCACACTGTTTGTGAACTGTGAAGGAAAACATTCTGTTGAATTAATGGAGTTAACCATACCACCATCTCAATATTTGGATATTAATCTCATGAACAGTGGTCTGTATAAGCTGCATAGGGATGAATTTTCAAGCTTTAGTAACATCATATCACTTCACCTTGGATTTAATTATATCGACGATATTGAACCAGGAGCATTTAATGACCTCCGTATCCTTAAAAAACTTCACATTAACCACAATTCATTAGAGATACTTAAGGAAGACACTTTTATGGGACTGGAAAATTTGGAGTTTCTTCAAGCAGACAACAATTTTATTACCACCATTGAAGTCAATACATTTAGCAAACTTAACAGGTTAAAAGTGCTAATACTCAATGATAATGCCATTGATTTCTTACCTGCAAATGTTTTTCGCTTTGTACCCTTGACACACTTAGACTTAAGAGGAAACCAGTTGCAGACTTTACCATATGTTGGTCTTTTAGAACACATAGGAAGAATAATAGAGTTCCAGATTGAGGACAATAGATGGGTTTGTGACTGTGAATTGTTACAGCTGAAGATCTGGCTGGAAAATTTGCCTCAGCAATCAACAGTAGGTGATGTTGTATGTTATAATCCTCCACATTTGAAAGGGTCTATTctgagaaaattaaaaaaagaaatgatctGTTCTACATATCCTAATAATGAGCTCATAGACTCTTCTGGACCATTATCGCTTATTGGCACAGCTTCAGTCATTGATAGCCATTCTCCAACAAAGATAACATCAGTTCAGAAATTTCCTACAAAGGAAACCATATTTGCTTTTCCTAAATCACCTACTTTGCTCCCAGACACACATTGTCCAATACCGTGTCACTGTTCTAGTCACACATCATCAGGAACTTTAATCCATTGCCAAGAACGTAACATTGAAAGTGTGTCTGATCTTGGGTCACCACCACAAAATCCAAGAAAACTGTTTCTGGCAGGAAACATAATCCACATGCTTTATAAATGGAACTTTATTGAATATGGAAgcctagaaatgcttcatttggGAAATAACCACATTGAAATAATTGAAGAAGCATCCTTCGTGAATTTGACTAAACTAGAAAAGCTGTATTTAAATGGCAATCAGTTAAGAAGCTTAAATGCAGGCTTATTTATTGGACTGCCAAATATTGAATATTTGTTCTTGGAATATAATGCCATCAAAGACATTTTACCTGGAACATTTTCATTAATGCCAAAACTTAGAGTTCTTTATTTAAACAACAATCTTTTGCACACATTGCCAGACTACATTTTTGCTGGCGTTCCCTTAGCGAAATTAAATCTTAAAACAAATCAATTTACAATTTTCCCAAGTAATGTATTAGAAGACCTGAACTGGTTAGTACAATTTGAACTTCAAGAGAATCCTTGGAACTGTAATTGCAATTTACTTGAGCTTAAAATCTGGATACAAACGCATAAACATGCCATTGTCAGTGAGATTTTGTGCAATGCCCCAAAAGAGCTGAGTAAAATGGATTTAAAATCATTACATAAGGAAACACTGTGCACAGAGTTCATAAACAATCAACAGATTCCTACACAGTTAACTTTTATCAACCAAACCTCTCCAAGTACCATACCCAGTCAAGTTGATAATATATTAAAATCACTTTCTGATTACATACCACTGTCTGTCTTGATTCTTGGTCTCCTTATATTTTTAATTACAGCCGTGCTCTGCTCTGCTGGAATAATTGTTCTTGTTTTACATAAACGTCGCAGACACAAAAAGAAACAGGAAAATGGAAACATTAGAGAAACCAGTCCCGTCCATATTCAATACAGTATGTACGGCCATAAAACCACACATCATACAACAGAACAACCATGCTCAACTCTTTCTGAGCAGCAACTTACAAGTCCTGCCATTCAGGTTTATCAGAGTCCGCCATTTAGCCATAAACAATCTGAACAAGAAATAGATGATGACAAAGATGTCACAGACCCCCAAAAAATGTATAGAGGTCTTTTCAATGAAGAAAGTAATCCAATGTTGGCtaatttaaatatgaaattcgGTGGCAAAGATCATTCTGCAGAATTTCTGCCTTTCCATGATGCAAGTTATTTGTACAGAAAcataattgaaaaagaaaaagaaattcaACAGCTTGGAATTGCTGAATATTTAAGGAAAAACATCAGTAATTTACAACCAGATACTGAAGTACATTATCCAAGAACTCGCGATGAGTTAAAATTAATGGAAACATTTATGTATTCTAGACCACGGAAGGTTTTGGTAGAGCAGACTAAAAATGAATATTTTGAACTTAAAGCCAATCTCCATTCCGAACCTGACTATTTGGAGGTCTTAGAACAACAGACTTAA